A window from Culex pipiens pallens isolate TS chromosome 3, TS_CPP_V2, whole genome shotgun sequence encodes these proteins:
- the LOC120418238 gene encoding glycerol-3-phosphate acyltransferase 3-like isoform X2, with translation MEVLASVSSVLSMFALTPVISLMFFIIFLASIGKSLGVRRMYVSLLVKIFEYGRQNIESIRKQQFANLDTSDTDDGSTQAGKESADAGTVGDKPDCASKLNGNANKHLSNGDLANGGNSVISRVESLILLPDVDGTRSKSRESNHEEGQNDSLEFKLSNCLDYVKSGMEAIIEDEVTSRFEAEELKNWNLLTRTNRHYEFISLKLTIIWVFGFFIRYVILMPSRVFICFVGVMWLTLCTALVGCIPEGPTKRWMVKMVLIQCFGVLSSALSSVVNYHNLENRPLNGICVANHTSPIDVLMLMCDNCYSLIGQRHGGFLGVLQRALARASPHIWFERAEAKDRMAVAKRLKEHVSDPNNPPILIFPEGTCINNTSVMQFKKGSFEVGGVIYPVAIKYDARFGDAFWNSSRYSMMQYLYMMMTSWAIVCDVWYLPPMTRGENESAIDFANRVKGVIAKQGGLVDLVWDGQLKRMKPKKEWMEKQQEEFTKRLKGE, from the exons ATGGAGGTTCTGGCTTCGGTCAGCTCGGTTCTATCGATGTTCGCGTTAACTCCCGTCATCAGCCTTATGTTCTTCATCATATTTCTGGCCTCGATTGGGAAGTCCTTGGGAGTGCGCCGGATGTACGTGAGCCTACTGGTGAAGATTTTTGAG TATGGCCGTCAAAATATCGAGTCCATCCGGAAGCAACAGTTTGCCAACCTGGACACATCGGACACGGATGACGGCAGCACCCAAGCTGGCAAAGAATCCGCCGATGCTGGTACCGTGGGCGACAAACCGGACTGCGCCAGCAAACTCAACGGTAACGCGAACAAGCATCTCTCGAACGGTGATCTCGCCAACGGAGGCAACTCGGTTATAAGTCGTGTTGAGTCGCTTATCCTGCTGCCGGACGTCGACGGCACCCGGAGCAAGAGCCGCGAATCAAACCACGAGGAAGGG caAAATGACTCTTTGGAGTTTAAATTATCAAACTGTTTGGATTACGTTAAATCCGGAATGGAAGCAATCATCGAAGATGAAGTAACGAGTAGATTCGAGGCAGAAGAGCTGAAAAATTGGAATCTGCTCACTCGCACGAACCGGCATTATGAGTTTATATCGTTGAAATTAACCATTATCTGGGTGTTTGGGTTCTTCATTCGATATGTTATTCTAATGCCAAGTAGAGTATTTATCTGTTTCGTTGGG GTCATGTGGTTGACATTATGCACGGCACTGGTCGGTTGCATACCGGAAGGACCCACCAAACGATGGATGGTGAAGATGGTTTTGATACAGTGCTTCGGTGTACTCTCGAGTGCCCTGTCGTCCGTTGTCAATTATCATAACTTAGAGAATCGCCCATTAAACGGCATCTGCGTGGCGAACCACACAAGTCCCATCGATGTGTTAATGTTAATGTGTGATAACTGTTATTCGTTG aTTGGGCAAAGACACGGCGGCTTTTTAGGAGTATTACAGCGAGCTCTGGCACGGGCTTCGCCACACATCTGGTTTGAGCGTGCGGAAGCAAAAGACAGAATGGCAGTCGCTAAAAG ACTGAAAGAGCACGTGTCGGATCCAAACAATCCACCGATTCTGATTTTCCCCGAGGGTACTTGCATCAACAACACTTCTGTAATGCAATTCAAAAAGGGAAGTTTCGAAGTTGGAGGTGTGATTTACCCTGTTGCGATAAA ATACGATGCACGGTTCGGAGACGCGTTCTGGAACAGCTCGCGATATTCGATGATGCAGTATTTATACATGATGATGACATCGTGGGCAATAGTGTGTGATGTCTGGTATCTTCCTCCGATGACGCGCGGCGAGAACGAGTCCGCGATCGACTTTGCCAACCGGGTGAAGGGCGTGATCGCGAAACAGGGCGGTCTGGTCGACCTGGTGTGGGACGGCCAGCTGAAGCGCATGAAGCCAAAGAAGGAATGGATGGAGAAGCAGCAGGAAGAGTTTACCAAACGACTCAAGGGAGAATGA
- the LOC120418238 gene encoding glycerol-3-phosphate acyltransferase 3-like isoform X1, producing the protein MEVLASVSSVLSMFALTPVISLMFFIIFLASIGKSLGVRRMYVSLLVKIFEYGRQNIESIRKQQFANLDTSDTDDGSTQAGKESADAGTVGDKPDCASKLNGNANKHLSNGDLANGGNSVISRVESLILLPDVDGTRSKSRESNHEEGQNDSLEFKLSNCLDYVKSGMEAIIEDEVTSRFEAEELKNWNLLTRTNRHYEFISLKLTIIWVFGFFIRYVILMPSRVFICFVGVVYCVIGFAIVGIIPQRKLRVRANDYVFKRTFRIICRSLSAVIRFHNAQFKPKNCGFCVANHTTPIDIAILSTDHSYSLIGQRHGGFLGVLQRALARASPHIWFERAEAKDRMAVAKRLKEHVSDPNNPPILIFPEGTCINNTSVMQFKKGSFEVGGVIYPVAIKYDARFGDAFWNSSRYSMMQYLYMMMTSWAIVCDVWYLPPMTRGENESAIDFANRVKGVIAKQGGLVDLVWDGQLKRMKPKKEWMEKQQEEFTKRLKGE; encoded by the exons ATGGAGGTTCTGGCTTCGGTCAGCTCGGTTCTATCGATGTTCGCGTTAACTCCCGTCATCAGCCTTATGTTCTTCATCATATTTCTGGCCTCGATTGGGAAGTCCTTGGGAGTGCGCCGGATGTACGTGAGCCTACTGGTGAAGATTTTTGAG TATGGCCGTCAAAATATCGAGTCCATCCGGAAGCAACAGTTTGCCAACCTGGACACATCGGACACGGATGACGGCAGCACCCAAGCTGGCAAAGAATCCGCCGATGCTGGTACCGTGGGCGACAAACCGGACTGCGCCAGCAAACTCAACGGTAACGCGAACAAGCATCTCTCGAACGGTGATCTCGCCAACGGAGGCAACTCGGTTATAAGTCGTGTTGAGTCGCTTATCCTGCTGCCGGACGTCGACGGCACCCGGAGCAAGAGCCGCGAATCAAACCACGAGGAAGGG caAAATGACTCTTTGGAGTTTAAATTATCAAACTGTTTGGATTACGTTAAATCCGGAATGGAAGCAATCATCGAAGATGAAGTAACGAGTAGATTCGAGGCAGAAGAGCTGAAAAATTGGAATCTGCTCACTCGCACGAACCGGCATTATGAGTTTATATCGTTGAAATTAACCATTATCTGGGTGTTTGGGTTCTTCATTCGATATGTTATTCTAATGCCAAGTAGAGTATTTATCTGTTTCGTTGGG GTCGTCTATTGCGTGATAGGATTTGCCATTGTCGGAATAATACCCCAGCGGAAGCTGCGAGTGCGCGCGAATGATTATGTGTTCAAACGTACGTTCCGCATAATCTGCCGCTCCTTGTCCGCGGTGATTAGATTCCACAATGCACAGTTCAAGCCGAAAAATTGTGGCTTTTGCGTTGCGAATCATACGACTCCAATTGATATTGCAATTCTTTCAACAGACCACTCCTACTCTTTG aTTGGGCAAAGACACGGCGGCTTTTTAGGAGTATTACAGCGAGCTCTGGCACGGGCTTCGCCACACATCTGGTTTGAGCGTGCGGAAGCAAAAGACAGAATGGCAGTCGCTAAAAG ACTGAAAGAGCACGTGTCGGATCCAAACAATCCACCGATTCTGATTTTCCCCGAGGGTACTTGCATCAACAACACTTCTGTAATGCAATTCAAAAAGGGAAGTTTCGAAGTTGGAGGTGTGATTTACCCTGTTGCGATAAA ATACGATGCACGGTTCGGAGACGCGTTCTGGAACAGCTCGCGATATTCGATGATGCAGTATTTATACATGATGATGACATCGTGGGCAATAGTGTGTGATGTCTGGTATCTTCCTCCGATGACGCGCGGCGAGAACGAGTCCGCGATCGACTTTGCCAACCGGGTGAAGGGCGTGATCGCGAAACAGGGCGGTCTGGTCGACCTGGTGTGGGACGGCCAGCTGAAGCGCATGAAGCCAAAGAAGGAATGGATGGAGAAGCAGCAGGAAGAGTTTACCAAACGACTCAAGGGAGAATGA